Proteins encoded within one genomic window of Pseudalkalibacillus sp. SCS-8:
- the nuoN gene encoding NADH-quinone oxidoreductase subunit NuoN: MTLEKLLSYDWGIMAPEFTILIVATLLSLIDLFMPAKASRRPLALLGLAGVIVAIIFALFQIGTPVTSILFDTYRFDSFALGFKLLFLVATGLILVLAYDFGKEKDWSYRGEFFYLLLTALLGAMMMASSADLITLFVGLELLSISSYILAGIRKTNLQSNEAAFKYVVNGGIATAITLFGMSYVYGLTGSTNLYEISQGLSQPVVEENAFLLLTGFVLILVGLSFKIAAAPFHMWAPDVYQGSPTPVTTFLSVVSKTAGFVLILKIFMISFLSVRSWHNTVLLDLQPFIAFVAGVTMIIGNVIALRQRNIKRMFAYSSIAHAGYVLVPFVSLSSLVFKATWFYLLAYLLMNIGAFAVIQFVTERERSEDLTAFSGLNKRSPIVAVMMAVFIISLAGLPFTAGFIGKFGIFMSALSTGHFVLASVMIATTVVSYVYYFNVLVQMFFRNGTNERIRPSVGLLVVMFVCTAGTILFGVYPGVALDFFQNSFNMTDIITK; this comes from the coding sequence ATGACATTAGAGAAATTATTGAGCTATGACTGGGGAATCATGGCCCCTGAATTTACAATCCTGATCGTTGCAACGCTATTGTCGCTAATCGATTTGTTCATGCCTGCCAAAGCAAGCCGAAGGCCGCTTGCGCTATTAGGGCTCGCAGGTGTGATTGTTGCCATCATTTTCGCACTGTTCCAGATCGGAACACCTGTAACGAGTATTTTGTTCGACACGTACCGCTTCGATTCATTCGCACTTGGATTCAAACTGCTGTTCCTCGTGGCAACTGGATTGATTCTCGTTTTAGCGTATGATTTTGGTAAAGAGAAGGATTGGTCGTATCGAGGAGAATTCTTCTATCTCTTGCTGACAGCACTTCTCGGTGCCATGATGATGGCTTCAAGTGCCGATTTGATTACATTATTTGTCGGGCTTGAATTGCTATCGATTTCTTCTTACATTCTTGCAGGCATCCGGAAGACGAACCTGCAGTCGAATGAGGCTGCTTTTAAATACGTCGTCAATGGCGGGATCGCCACTGCGATTACGTTGTTCGGGATGAGCTATGTGTATGGATTGACCGGGAGCACGAACCTTTATGAAATCAGCCAGGGGTTATCGCAACCTGTTGTCGAGGAGAATGCTTTTCTATTATTAACCGGATTCGTCCTCATCCTTGTCGGTCTTTCATTTAAAATCGCTGCTGCGCCATTCCATATGTGGGCACCGGATGTATATCAAGGTTCACCGACACCGGTCACGACATTTTTGAGTGTCGTTTCCAAGACTGCCGGATTCGTCCTGATTTTAAAAATATTCATGATCAGCTTCCTATCGGTAAGGAGCTGGCATAATACCGTTCTATTGGATCTCCAGCCGTTCATCGCATTCGTTGCAGGGGTTACGATGATCATCGGAAACGTGATTGCTCTAAGACAAAGGAATATCAAGCGGATGTTCGCTTATTCTAGCATCGCACATGCAGGTTATGTGCTCGTTCCTTTCGTCTCATTGTCCAGCCTGGTCTTCAAAGCGACCTGGTTCTATCTACTCGCCTACCTGTTGATGAATATCGGTGCATTCGCAGTCATTCAATTTGTGACAGAAAGAGAACGATCCGAAGACTTGACCGCCTTTTCAGGGCTTAACAAGCGATCGCCAATCGTTGCAGTGATGATGGCTGTGTTTATCATATCCTTAGCAGGACTGCCGTTTACTGCTGGCTTCATCGGGAAGTTCGGTATTTTCATGAGCGCGCTTAGTACGGGACACTTCGTGCTTGCTTCGGTCATGATTGCGACAACGGTCGTGTCCTATGTGTATTATTTTAACGTCCTGGTCCAAATGTTCTTCCGAAACGGAACGAATGAACGAATCAGGCCATCTGTAGGACTGCTAGTCGTCATGTTCGTCTGTACAGCGGGAACCATTTTGTTTGGAGTATACCCGGGAGTTGCACTGGACTTTTTCCAAAACAGCTTCAATATGACGGATATCATAACCAAATAG
- a CDS encoding DUF1146 family protein → MEPFGQQSLVNIIVNLVFLAVSWWAIQGLHIEKFLKSGRVVQARLLMILLTIALASLVSTFFLNYLSWSLQLKYLF, encoded by the coding sequence ATGGAACCGTTTGGTCAACAGTCATTGGTGAATATTATTGTGAATTTAGTGTTTCTAGCCGTATCCTGGTGGGCGATCCAAGGCCTGCACATCGAAAAATTCCTAAAGAGCGGGAGAGTGGTACAAGCACGCCTACTCATGATCTTGCTGACAATCGCATTAGCGTCATTAGTGAGTACATTTTTCTTGAATTATTTGTCCTGGTCCCTTCAATTGAAGTATTTGTTTTAA
- the murA gene encoding UDP-N-acetylglucosamine 1-carboxyvinyltransferase, producing the protein MEKIIVRGGRRLEGSVKVEGAKNAVLPVIAASILASKGTSTISEVPALADVYTIQEVLRHLNIDVAYENNEIKVDASRTLKTEAPFEYVRKMRASFLVMGPLLARVGVARIALPGGCAIGSRPIDQHLKGFEAMGAEVKIGNGFIEAKKEGRLQGAKIYLDFPSVGATENIMMAAALAEGTTIIENVAKEPEIECLATYLNAMGAKVYGAGTGTLRIEGVEEMHGAHHQVIADRIEAGTFMVAAAITGGDVTITNAQQEHLRPLVAKLEEMGVSVSETAEGVRIVGPETLKPVDIKTMPHPGFPTDLQSQMMALLLAAKGTSVITETVFENRFMHVEEFRRMNGDIKIEGRSAVVNGPAKLQGAEVAATDLRAGAALIVAGLIADGYTRVTELQHLDRGYVDFTGKLARLGADIERVNDEQEEIEAESKTESLNAKPNMA; encoded by the coding sequence TTGGAAAAAATCATCGTCCGTGGTGGTAGGCGGTTAGAAGGCTCCGTTAAAGTAGAAGGAGCAAAAAATGCCGTACTGCCTGTCATCGCAGCATCCATCTTAGCAAGTAAAGGAACAAGCACAATTTCGGAAGTGCCTGCACTTGCCGATGTATATACGATACAAGAAGTTTTACGTCACTTGAACATTGACGTCGCATATGAAAACAACGAGATCAAGGTTGATGCATCACGTACACTGAAGACGGAAGCACCATTTGAATATGTACGAAAGATGAGAGCATCCTTCTTGGTCATGGGACCATTACTTGCTCGTGTCGGCGTTGCCAGGATCGCATTACCTGGGGGCTGTGCAATCGGATCTCGCCCGATCGACCAGCATTTAAAAGGTTTCGAAGCAATGGGAGCCGAAGTGAAAATCGGTAATGGATTTATCGAAGCGAAAAAAGAAGGCCGCCTGCAAGGTGCGAAGATCTATTTGGACTTCCCAAGTGTAGGGGCTACTGAAAATATCATGATGGCTGCCGCATTGGCTGAAGGCACAACAATCATTGAAAACGTTGCAAAAGAACCTGAAATCGAGTGTCTTGCGACGTACTTGAATGCAATGGGTGCCAAAGTGTACGGTGCAGGTACAGGCACACTTCGTATCGAGGGTGTCGAAGAAATGCATGGTGCTCACCACCAAGTCATTGCTGACCGTATCGAGGCAGGTACATTCATGGTGGCTGCTGCCATTACAGGCGGTGACGTGACCATCACAAACGCTCAACAGGAGCATTTGAGACCACTGGTTGCGAAGCTTGAAGAAATGGGTGTTTCTGTGAGTGAAACTGCCGAAGGAGTTCGTATCGTCGGCCCTGAAACACTGAAACCTGTGGATATCAAAACGATGCCACATCCAGGTTTCCCAACAGATCTTCAGTCGCAAATGATGGCATTGTTGTTGGCTGCTAAAGGCACAAGTGTCATTACAGAAACAGTATTTGAAAACCGATTCATGCACGTGGAGGAATTCCGTCGTATGAACGGTGATATTAAAATCGAAGGTCGTTCAGCTGTCGTCAACGGTCCAGCGAAGCTTCAAGGTGCAGAAGTCGCGGCTACAGATCTACGTGCCGGAGCTGCTCTTATCGTAGCTGGGTTGATCGCAGATGGATACACACGTGTGACAGAGCTTCAACATCTGGATCGCGGATATGTCGATTTCACTGGTAAATTGGCTCGACTTGGCGCTGACATCGAACGCGTAAATGATGAGCAAGAAGAAATCGAAGCCGAATCGAAGACAGAGAGCCTGAACGCCAAACCGAACATGGCATAA
- the nuoL gene encoding NADH-quinone oxidoreductase subunit L: MNPIIWLIPVLPLLSFVLLLLFGRRLKEASALVGSLLTLGSLILSVVIFAGQWGGESVKETMEWLAIGDMVLTVGYVINPLNALMLVIVSLVSFLVQVYSKGYMHGDERFPIFFAYLGLFTFAMLGLVISPNLLQLYIFWELVGVGSFLLIGYYFYKRDAREAAKKAFIMTRIGDVGLFIGMILLFWQVGSFELDVIFDAVSAGDISEGWITLTAILIFVGAMGKSGQFPLHTWLPDAMEGPTPVSALIHAATMVAAGVYLVAAMFPLFEASETAMTTVAVVGGFTAIFAATIGLAQADIKRVLAYSTVSQLGYMMLALGSSGYVAGIFHLTTHAFFKALLFLAAGSVIHAVHTQNIHEMGGLWKKMKWTAPLFLIGAMAISGVPLLSGFFSKDEILASTYADGRYGLFWVAVVAAFLTAFYMFRLFFLVFTGESRNTDKKLKVHESPGVMVFPMIVLGILAVIAGYINTPMAGLLGDYLGQNPYIDVHHHEAHWWIPIVATGVSLFGILMAWLVYVKKKVARLSESAPDFHYILLNKYFIDETYDYSFVKGTRGFSYLWYYVDRFVVEGLVQLVSSLVAFTSKLGSKAHDGQVQTYGAVAFAGMAFLLLIAAWLGGYLT; the protein is encoded by the coding sequence ATGAATCCAATCATTTGGCTCATACCTGTATTACCGCTTCTATCCTTCGTCCTTCTCTTATTGTTTGGTCGTAGGTTGAAAGAGGCATCAGCACTTGTCGGCTCATTATTGACACTTGGATCTCTCATCCTTTCTGTCGTCATTTTTGCAGGGCAGTGGGGTGGAGAATCCGTAAAAGAAACGATGGAATGGCTAGCAATAGGCGATATGGTACTTACGGTCGGATATGTCATCAATCCGCTGAACGCATTGATGCTCGTGATCGTATCGCTTGTGAGCTTTTTAGTACAAGTGTATTCGAAAGGCTACATGCATGGTGATGAACGGTTCCCGATCTTTTTCGCTTACTTAGGATTATTCACCTTCGCCATGCTCGGGCTCGTCATCTCCCCGAACCTGCTTCAGCTCTATATCTTTTGGGAGCTCGTCGGTGTCGGTTCATTCCTGTTGATCGGATATTACTTTTATAAAAGGGATGCACGAGAAGCTGCGAAGAAAGCGTTCATTATGACGCGTATCGGGGATGTCGGCTTGTTCATCGGCATGATTCTTTTGTTCTGGCAGGTCGGAAGCTTTGAGCTCGACGTCATTTTTGACGCCGTATCGGCAGGCGATATATCAGAAGGATGGATTACGCTCACAGCGATTCTCATCTTTGTCGGGGCAATGGGGAAATCAGGTCAATTCCCGTTACATACTTGGTTACCGGACGCGATGGAAGGTCCGACGCCGGTTTCCGCATTGATTCACGCCGCTACGATGGTTGCTGCTGGTGTGTATTTAGTCGCTGCGATGTTCCCGTTGTTCGAAGCGTCTGAAACAGCGATGACGACAGTAGCGGTCGTCGGTGGATTCACCGCGATTTTCGCCGCGACAATCGGGCTTGCACAAGCGGATATCAAGCGTGTATTGGCCTATTCGACCGTCAGTCAGCTCGGGTACATGATGCTCGCACTCGGTTCATCCGGTTATGTCGCAGGAATTTTCCACCTGACGACCCATGCGTTTTTCAAGGCGTTACTGTTCCTTGCAGCAGGTAGTGTCATTCATGCGGTACATACACAGAACATCCATGAGATGGGTGGCTTGTGGAAGAAGATGAAATGGACGGCACCGCTGTTCTTGATTGGTGCGATGGCGATTTCAGGTGTACCACTGCTATCTGGATTTTTCAGTAAGGATGAAATATTAGCTTCAACTTATGCCGATGGGCGATACGGATTGTTCTGGGTCGCGGTGGTCGCAGCCTTTTTGACAGCGTTCTATATGTTCCGGTTGTTCTTCCTCGTCTTCACAGGCGAATCGCGCAATACGGATAAGAAGCTGAAAGTTCATGAATCACCAGGGGTAATGGTTTTTCCGATGATCGTCCTCGGAATCCTTGCGGTCATTGCAGGGTATATCAATACGCCGATGGCTGGCTTACTCGGAGATTACCTCGGGCAGAACCCATACATTGATGTGCATCACCACGAAGCGCATTGGTGGATACCGATCGTAGCGACTGGTGTATCGCTATTCGGGATTTTGATGGCTTGGCTCGTCTATGTAAAGAAGAAAGTAGCAAGACTTTCAGAGTCAGCTCCGGATTTTCATTACATCTTATTGAATAAATATTTCATCGATGAAACGTATGATTATAGCTTTGTGAAAGGCACGAGAGGCTTTAGCTATCTCTGGTACTATGTCGACCGTTTCGTCGTCGAGGGCCTCGTCCAGCTCGTTTCAAGCCTTGTCGCATTTACAAGTAAGCTTGGATCGAAAGCGCATGACGGTCAGGTTCAAACCTACGGCGCTGTCGCATTTGCCGGAATGGCGTTCCTATTATTGATCGCTGCTTGGTTAGGGGGGTATTTGACATAA
- the nuoH gene encoding NADH-quinone oxidoreductase subunit NuoH yields MIENLLYSAPSYLNTLIFFALGAGLLMMVLGFVTYAILAERKVIGFMQLRVGPNRVGGPLGLLQTVADVLKLLLKEDTIPKAADRPLFILAPIIAFAPAFMVLAVLPFSESLKFSDIGIGLLYYIAISGISTVGILMGGWASNNKYALLGGMRSAAQMISYEVPLVMSVIGIILLTGSLNLVEIVEAQKNLAYLFVQPLAFFIFIIASVAELNRTPFDLPEAESELVAGYHVEYSGFRWAFFMLTEYVYLFAMASITTILFLGGWNPIPFLEFIPGVIWFAIKFSFIVFVMIWIRATLPRLRADQLMSFGWKVLLPLALLNIFISAVIKEIWF; encoded by the coding sequence ATGATTGAAAATCTTCTCTACTCAGCACCATCCTACCTGAATACGTTGATCTTTTTTGCATTAGGCGCAGGTCTCTTAATGATGGTTCTCGGATTCGTCACCTACGCAATTTTAGCAGAGCGGAAGGTGATCGGGTTCATGCAGCTCCGTGTCGGCCCGAACCGGGTCGGCGGACCGCTTGGACTCTTACAAACCGTCGCTGACGTTCTGAAGCTTTTATTAAAGGAAGACACGATTCCGAAAGCGGCCGATCGACCACTCTTCATCCTGGCGCCGATCATCGCTTTTGCACCAGCATTCATGGTGCTTGCGGTTCTTCCGTTCTCTGAAAGCTTGAAGTTCTCCGATATCGGGATCGGATTGCTGTATTATATTGCGATTTCCGGCATTTCCACAGTCGGAATCCTGATGGGCGGCTGGGCATCGAACAACAAATACGCATTGCTTGGTGGAATGCGATCGGCGGCCCAAATGATTTCCTATGAAGTGCCACTTGTCATGTCGGTCATTGGTATCATCCTGTTAACCGGCAGCTTGAACCTTGTTGAAATTGTCGAAGCACAGAAAAATCTCGCCTACTTGTTCGTTCAGCCGTTAGCGTTTTTCATCTTCATCATCGCTTCGGTCGCTGAGCTGAACCGTACGCCATTCGATTTACCTGAGGCTGAGTCGGAGCTTGTTGCAGGTTACCACGTCGAGTATTCAGGATTCAGATGGGCCTTTTTCATGCTCACCGAATACGTTTACCTGTTTGCGATGGCTTCCATCACGACGATTCTATTTCTCGGAGGATGGAACCCGATTCCGTTCCTCGAATTCATTCCAGGCGTCATCTGGTTTGCGATCAAGTTCAGTTTCATCGTCTTTGTCATGATCTGGATACGTGCAACATTACCACGTTTACGAGCAGATCAGCTTATGTCATTTGGATGGAAAGTATTATTGCCGTTAGCCTTGCTCAACATTTTCATCAGCGCGGTGATTAAGGAAATCTGGTTCTAA
- the nuoK gene encoding NADH-quinone oxidoreductase subunit NuoK — protein MSSVPLSVYLVLALILFCIGLFGALTKRNAVIVLISIELMLNAVNINLVAFAKYGINPGITGQIFSLFTITVAAAEAAVGLAILIALYRNRKTVNVDEMNILKR, from the coding sequence ATGAGTAGTGTACCTTTGTCCGTCTATCTCGTCCTTGCACTCATCCTATTCTGTATCGGATTGTTCGGGGCGTTGACGAAAAGGAATGCGGTCATCGTGCTGATCTCGATCGAATTGATGTTGAATGCCGTGAACATCAATCTCGTCGCATTCGCGAAATACGGCATCAATCCGGGAATAACCGGACAAATTTTTTCCTTGTTTACAATTACCGTCGCTGCTGCTGAAGCTGCGGTAGGGCTTGCGATCCTCATCGCCCTTTACCGTAACCGTAAGACAGTAAATGTTGATGAAATGAACATCTTGAAACGATAA
- a CDS encoding YwmB family TATA-box binding protein: MTFGMALVILLACFSGAEAKQSLWSDKELYDITRVMNQSGIEIKEWSLYGKNNFGFVSDFSGYVLLVESLQAKLPNFRWDRVVESSEHWNVSGTFVNSLGFQERVSVFAYPHKNRYNTYIIYEVQGNEWNPADWEAYKPLYRAKVQLLLGNNPTIYTCVKGQKSDKMGIVLQNLAKQLIQSFDAHIIDELNEETFLSLSAYTDEWKHSITTKQQQMNLQIGLRNNGIGGKTTITIGTPIITTEY; this comes from the coding sequence ATGACGTTCGGCATGGCATTGGTCATTTTGCTTGCATGCTTTTCAGGTGCGGAAGCCAAACAATCATTATGGTCTGATAAAGAACTATATGATATAACCCGTGTCATGAACCAATCTGGCATTGAGATTAAAGAATGGTCACTTTACGGGAAAAATAACTTTGGTTTTGTTTCAGATTTTAGTGGGTATGTATTGTTAGTAGAAAGCCTGCAGGCAAAATTACCAAACTTTCGGTGGGATAGGGTTGTCGAATCAAGTGAACATTGGAATGTCTCAGGTACGTTCGTAAATTCACTTGGTTTCCAGGAGCGGGTATCTGTCTTTGCTTACCCCCACAAAAATAGGTATAACACGTACATTATTTATGAAGTTCAGGGGAACGAGTGGAATCCTGCTGACTGGGAAGCTTACAAGCCCCTTTATAGGGCAAAAGTCCAATTGCTGTTAGGGAATAATCCTACAATTTATACTTGTGTTAAAGGTCAGAAGTCTGATAAAATGGGTATTGTTTTGCAAAATTTGGCGAAACAACTCATTCAGTCATTTGACGCACATATAATTGATGAACTAAATGAAGAGACATTTCTGTCCTTATCAGCATATACTGACGAATGGAAACATTCCATTACGACCAAACAACAGCAAATGAACCTACAAATTGGACTTCGAAATAACGGAATAGGCGGAAAGACAACCATAACGATTGGAACACCGATTATTACGACTGAATACTAA
- a CDS encoding NADH-quinone oxidoreductase subunit J, producing MNGELILFFILALVAIASGVLMLNLTKVVHMVIALVFTFLSIAGLYIMLSAEFLAFVQILIYSGAITIIMLFGIMLTRHDDKTESKIGLPRLIMVLSGIGVFFVIMFFQINDLSLGGQAEDLHIDNAEKIGIELYSKYVIPFELTSVLLLVALVGAIVLAKRDDEKEAEDHE from the coding sequence ATGAATGGTGAATTGATCTTATTCTTCATCCTCGCTCTCGTGGCGATTGCGAGCGGTGTCCTCATGCTGAACCTGACGAAGGTTGTGCATATGGTCATCGCGCTCGTTTTCACATTTTTATCGATTGCGGGACTTTATATCATGCTTTCAGCTGAATTTCTCGCATTCGTCCAAATTTTGATCTATTCGGGCGCGATCACGATTATCATGCTGTTCGGGATTATGCTTACCCGACATGATGATAAGACAGAATCGAAAATCGGGCTTCCAAGGTTGATCATGGTTTTATCCGGTATCGGCGTCTTCTTCGTCATCATGTTCTTCCAAATCAATGATTTATCTCTCGGGGGACAGGCTGAGGACCTTCATATCGATAACGCCGAAAAGATCGGGATTGAACTTTATTCAAAATACGTCATCCCGTTCGAGTTGACGTCGGTCCTGTTGCTTGTTGCGCTTGTCGGAGCAATCGTATTGGCGAAGCGTGATGATGAAAAGGAGGCAGAGGATCATGAGTAG
- the spoIID gene encoding stage II sporulation protein D has translation MKPNRNRMPFYILIVGLLTLILLLPAMIVLPFSDKVDQQMTEPTTQSDNKKNTEPIVFNSDVDVSVYKTESKTIETLPLEDYVKGVVAAEMPANFEMEALKAQALTARTYIIKMLLNPADMNLPEGADITDSILHQVYASDEQLKQIWGKHYESKMKKIAQAVKETEGKIITYDGKPIEASFFSTSNGKTQNSEDYWPSSIPYLRSVESPWDKDSPKYFYQQAFSVDEVESRLNITLKEDGEVGKVISRTSGNYIDIIEIDGKKLKGKDIRVSLGLKSSDFTILKKNDQVIIQTRGYGHGVGMSQYGANGMAQEGNSYKDIIAHYYNGVKITDTKAYTAKLTASN, from the coding sequence ATGAAGCCTAATCGAAACAGGATGCCTTTCTACATTCTTATTGTCGGACTTTTAACTCTCATACTTCTGCTCCCAGCAATGATCGTCCTGCCATTCAGTGACAAGGTCGACCAACAGATGACAGAACCGACAACACAGTCAGATAATAAGAAGAACACGGAACCAATTGTGTTCAATTCTGACGTTGATGTCTCCGTGTACAAGACAGAATCGAAAACGATTGAAACTCTACCCCTTGAGGATTATGTAAAAGGGGTCGTCGCAGCCGAAATGCCTGCAAACTTCGAAATGGAAGCACTGAAGGCACAAGCGTTGACAGCAAGAACCTACATTATCAAAATGCTGTTGAACCCCGCTGACATGAATCTCCCTGAAGGAGCGGACATCACCGATTCGATCCTGCACCAGGTATACGCAAGTGATGAACAATTAAAGCAGATCTGGGGAAAGCATTACGAAAGCAAAATGAAGAAGATTGCCCAAGCGGTGAAAGAAACAGAAGGAAAAATCATCACCTATGATGGAAAACCGATAGAAGCGTCATTCTTCTCAACAAGTAACGGAAAAACCCAGAACTCGGAAGACTACTGGCCAAGTTCCATCCCTTACTTACGGAGTGTAGAAAGTCCATGGGATAAAGATTCACCGAAATACTTCTATCAACAAGCGTTCTCCGTTGATGAAGTCGAGTCGAGACTGAATATTACACTTAAGGAAGACGGCGAGGTCGGTAAAGTGATCAGCCGGACTTCTGGGAATTATATCGACATCATTGAAATCGATGGCAAGAAACTGAAAGGCAAAGACATCCGGGTTAGCTTAGGTCTCAAATCATCCGATTTTACGATCTTGAAGAAAAACGATCAGGTCATTATCCAAACCCGTGGTTACGGACACGGCGTCGGCATGAGCCAATACGGTGCAAATGGTATGGCCCAAGAAGGGAACTCCTACAAGGATATCATCGCCCACTACTACAACGGCGTCAAAATTACCGACACCAAAGCGTACACCGCCAAACTAACCGCCAGCAACTAA
- a CDS encoding NADH-quinone oxidoreductase subunit M: MDSILLSALIFSPLVGIIVLLFVPKNEEMVIKTVGLLATLLPLALAIIVYVGFDKAKEALQFAEQYNWINFHIPGLPNGNDFTISYDLGVSGLTVLLLLLTAVVSTLAAAASVWIKAEWKGYFMLFLLLEIGMLGVFASQNLLLFFIFFEITLIPTFFLIGRWGYLDKEKAAYSFLIYNGLGSAILLIVFIILFMKAGTMNFTGLSAYLSQPPEMLERMYIGENFRLGLLIALLVALGVKLPIVPLHTWMLQVHVQAPPSIVMIHSGILLKIGAYGLYQFGMGFFPGEFDKIAFWIALLGVINLLYGAFIAFVQIDFKKVLAYSSVSHMGIVLIGLASLNEVGVQGAMFQVISHGLISALLFFLVGLIYQRTGTSLITHLGGLSKVMPITAGFLLAGGLASLGLPGMSGFVSEFMAFLGLFKEEPVLAAIGTLGIILTAVYILRAVLTITFGETKETLVSIKEGRFVEWLPALILTAFIILIGVYPAVLSDLLHLTINAMMAGKGASV, from the coding sequence ATGGATTCCATACTGCTATCTGCACTCATCTTCTCCCCGCTTGTTGGCATCATCGTTCTTCTCTTCGTTCCGAAAAATGAAGAGATGGTGATTAAGACAGTCGGTCTGTTAGCGACATTGCTGCCACTCGCGTTGGCGATTATTGTATACGTCGGTTTTGATAAAGCGAAGGAAGCATTGCAATTCGCTGAACAATACAACTGGATCAATTTCCATATCCCTGGCCTCCCGAATGGGAATGACTTCACGATCAGCTATGACCTTGGTGTGAGTGGCCTGACTGTTTTGCTCCTGTTGTTGACAGCGGTTGTTTCGACACTGGCAGCTGCGGCATCCGTTTGGATTAAAGCAGAGTGGAAAGGGTATTTTATGCTCTTCCTTCTCCTTGAAATCGGCATGCTGGGTGTATTCGCTTCCCAAAACCTGCTGCTGTTTTTCATCTTTTTCGAAATCACATTGATTCCAACCTTTTTCCTGATCGGAAGATGGGGTTACTTGGATAAAGAAAAAGCGGCGTACAGCTTCTTGATCTATAACGGATTAGGTTCAGCGATCTTGCTGATCGTCTTCATCATCCTGTTCATGAAGGCGGGAACGATGAACTTCACCGGCTTATCGGCTTATCTGAGCCAGCCGCCGGAAATGCTTGAGCGGATGTATATCGGAGAGAACTTCCGTCTCGGATTACTGATTGCACTGCTCGTAGCCCTAGGCGTCAAGCTACCGATTGTACCTCTACATACGTGGATGCTCCAGGTCCACGTACAGGCACCACCATCGATTGTCATGATCCACTCAGGGATCCTATTGAAGATCGGTGCATACGGGTTGTATCAATTCGGAATGGGCTTCTTCCCGGGTGAATTTGACAAAATCGCCTTCTGGATCGCCTTACTCGGTGTCATCAACCTGTTGTACGGGGCGTTCATCGCCTTCGTCCAAATCGATTTCAAAAAAGTTCTGGCCTACTCCAGTGTGTCCCACATGGGAATCGTGCTGATCGGTCTGGCCAGCTTGAATGAAGTCGGCGTGCAGGGAGCGATGTTCCAGGTCATCTCTCACGGATTGATCTCAGCATTGTTGTTCTTCCTCGTCGGATTGATCTATCAGCGTACAGGAACATCGTTGATCACCCATTTAGGCGGGCTTTCGAAAGTCATGCCGATCACTGCAGGATTTTTACTTGCAGGAGGGCTGGCTTCACTCGGTCTTCCGGGTATGTCTGGATTCGTCAGTGAATTCATGGCATTCCTCGGCTTGTTTAAAGAGGAGCCGGTATTAGCAGCAATCGGGACACTCGGAATCATTTTGACTGCTGTATATATTCTCCGAGCTGTGTTGACGATTACTTTCGGAGAAACAAAGGAAACGTTGGTTTCGATCAAGGAAGGCCGTTTTGTCGAGTGGCTTCCAGCATTGATCCTGACAGCGTTCATCATTTTAATCGGTGTATACCCGGCCGTCCTGTCCGATCTGTTGCACCTTACGATCAATGCCATGATGGCAGGTAAGGGGGCGAGCGTATGA
- the nuoI gene encoding NADH-quinone oxidoreductase subunit NuoI has protein sequence MKGLVKGLKYTLKNLTKQNVTYSYPDEPIEMPDRFRGIQKFYPEKCIVCNQCASICPTDCIELTGKKHPDPNKKGKIIDTYDINFEICILCDLCTEVCPTEAIVMTNNFELAEYSRDELFKNLEWLDENDKNVRRENKA, from the coding sequence ATGAAAGGACTCGTAAAAGGGTTAAAATACACACTCAAAAATTTAACGAAGCAGAATGTCACGTATTCATATCCGGATGAACCGATCGAAATGCCAGACCGATTCCGTGGAATCCAAAAGTTTTATCCGGAAAAATGTATCGTATGTAACCAATGTGCCAGCATTTGTCCGACCGACTGTATCGAATTGACCGGTAAAAAGCACCCCGATCCGAACAAGAAGGGGAAAATCATCGATACGTATGATATCAATTTTGAAATCTGCATCCTCTGTGACCTTTGTACAGAGGTATGTCCGACAGAAGCCATCGTCATGACGAACAATTTCGAGCTTGCGGAATATAGCCGGGATGAATTATTCAAGAACCTGGAGTGGCTGGATGAAAACGATAAGAATGTGCGAAGGGAGAATAAGGCATGA